The Roseimicrobium gellanilyticum DNA segment TATAGAGCACGTGCGCTTCTGCTGCGAGAGCCCGGGCGATCTCCACACGCTGGCGCATGCCGCCAGAGAGTTCGCGTGGGTACGCTTTCTCAAAGCCGCTGAGCCCCACCATCTCGGTGTAGTGACGCACCTGCTTCTCGCGATGCGCCTTGGGCCGGTTCAGCAGTCCGAAGCCGATGTTGTCCTCCACGGTGAGCCAGGGAAAGACGCCGTTCTCCTGGAATACAAAGATGCGTGACGGATGCGGTCCCTGAACGGCTTCGCCCTCCACCACGGCAGTGCCGCGAGTCTGCTTCACGAAACCTCCGAGGACATTCAGCAGCGTGGTCTTTCCACAGCCACTCGGTCCCACGATGCAGACGAACTCACCGGGCCGGACGCTGAATTGCACGTTCTCCAGCACATGGATCGGTTCCTCAGCTCTGCGTCCGGGAAAGGTCAGCCACAGATCCTCCACGGTGATCACTGGCGATGCAGCAGCGGAGGCTGCGTTCGCGTTGCTGCGGCCGCTGTGCGCGCCTCCCATCTTGTCCATCGCCGCATTCATCGTTGGCCCACCCCCCAGCGTACTTCATCGAACTTCTCCAGCCGCCGCATCAGCAGATCCAGCCCAAGCCCAATCAATCCAATCATCACCATGCCCGCCACCACGAGGTCATACCGCTTGCCCGCATTTCGCGCATCGATAATCAGATAGCCGAGCCCACCGCCCTGCGTGGCAATCATCTCCGCAGCCACCACCACGAGCCACGCGATGCCCAGTGCAATGCGCAGTCCCGTGATGATCTGTGGCAGCGTGGCAGGCAAAATAACACGGCGGAAAAGCTGTATGCCACTCAAGCCAAAGTTCTGCGCCGCGCGGAGATAGACCAGTTGCATGTTGCGCACCGCCGCCGTCGACGCCACCACGATGGGAAACAGACTCGCGAGGAAGATCAGAAACACTGGCGCCGCGTCATGCGTGCCGAACCACAGGATGGCCACCGGGATCCACGCAATCGGCGAGATGGGCCGCAGCACCTGGATGATCGGATTGATGGCCATGAACGCCCGATCAAACCATCCCAGTGCCAATCCCAGCGGTACCCCCACGAGGATGGCCAGCACGAATCCCCAAGTCACTCGGAACAGCGAGGCCACGATGTATTTCACCAGAAGCCCATGGCTTGCCAGTTCTCCGATGCCTTTCACCACCTCCCACGGCGTGGGGAAGATGGTCGTGCCCGAAATCACCACCGAGAAATGCCACACGCCCAGCAGCACCGCTGCCACCAGCAGCGGCAGACCGAAGCGGGCCAGTATCGAGTCCTTCGCCTTCATCGCTGCACCCCCTTGCCCTTGTAGTCCCAGGGTTTCACCTGTGTGTCATCCGTCACAAACGAAGGATCCGCGTAGTCTTCAAAACGCACTGTGCCCTTGAGCACACCACCTTCCTTTCCGAGAGCCTCAATCTCTTCCAGATCCTTCCGCACCAGGTTGAGGTTGGTGTACTTCACACGATCCGGTGGCTTGCTCAGCACAAACTTCAGCAGCTCGGGATTCTGGTTGTAGTACTTCTTCGCCACCACCTCGCCAGCCTCCATGCGGTTGTCCATGCTGCTATCCAGCCACTTGCCGCTCTTCGCGATGCCATCCACCAGCGCCTGCACTTCTTCACGGCGGTTCTTGATGGCATCCTCATGCACCGCGAGCACGCAGGAGATGAAGTTCGGCCACACATCCTTGGTGAGGTAAAGGATGCGCCCATAGCCATCCATCTCCGTCTGTGCCATGAAGGGCTCTCCCGACGTCACTGCATCCACCGCACGCACACTCAGCGCCGCGGGCATGTCCGGTGGCGGCATTTCCACGAGTTTCACATCGCTGATGGACATGCCACGATCCTTCAGTGCCTTGAAGATAAGCAGCCGTTGATTGGAGAAGCGGCTCGGCACCGCAATGGTCTTGCCCTTGAGGTCCTCAATCTTGAAGATGTTCGAGTCCTTGTGCACCATCATCGCCGTGCCGTCACGATGCCCTAGGTACACCATCTTGATCGGCACGCCTTGTTCCCTCAGGGACATCGCCAGCGGCGCAAGAATGAACGTCGCCGGCATCTTGTCCGGATGGGACAGGAACATCTCCTTCAACTCTGGAAAGCCAGAGAACCGCATCGGCTTGAAAAAACTCTCGCCCTCCATGTTCTGATTGATGAAATCCGTGACCGGACAAGTCAGGTGGCAGGTCACCGGGATGAACCCCACGGCAAACTTCTCCTTCTTCGCCTCGGGCTTGCCCCACTCGAGATTCAGCGTGCCATGCAGCACCGTGATCGCAGCGATCCAGATGAGGCCGAAAATGAGCAGCGTGCTTCTCAGGGACATGAGTGAGAGTCAAAAACGTAACCGGGCGGTCTAATAGCGGAAATCCAATCTTGCAATCGCAGTGATGCCGTGATGATCTAACTCGCCTACCCTCATCCTCCCCATGGAACTCCGCCTTCTCCGATACTTCCAAGCCGTGGCGGAAGAGCTCAGCTTCTCCAAGGCCGCGCAGAAGCTTCGCATCGCCCAGCCCGCCCTCAGCCGTGCCGTGCGGGAACTGGAGCAGGAACTCGGCGCCGACCTCCTCACGCGGAACAAGCGCAGCGTGAAACTCACCCCCGCCGGCTCCGTATTGCTGAATGAAACCGGCATCATCCTCGGCCTCTGCGATGAAGCCGTGCGCAAGGTCCACCGCACCGTGAAGGGCCAGGAGGGCGAGCTGCGTCTCGGCTACATCGGACCGCCCACGCAGCCCTTCCTCACGGAATTGCTCAAGGAATATCGCAGCCGCCATCCGCGCGTCACCGTCGTCCTGGAGGAGCGCACCCCCGAGCGCGTGTGGGAGATGGTGTCCAAGGACCGTCTCGATATCGGCCTGACCCGTCCCGTCGCGGCCGGGGAGCGCATCGGTTTGCAAACCCTCCGCCTGCGACGTGAGGCCATGTGCGCCGTGGTGCCGCGCTCCCATGAACTGGCCAGGCTGGCCAGGGTGACGTGGAAGATGTTGCAGGGGCTGCCCCTCATCACCCTCGCCCGGCGCGAGGGTGTGGGCCTCTACGATGCCGTCATGCTCGGCTGCCACAAGGCGGGCTTCGCCCCGAGACTGGCGCACACTCCCAGCATCGTGGGCACGGTGCTCACTTATGTGGAGGCGGGCGCAGGGGTGGGGGTGGTGCCGGAGAGCATCAGCGCTTTCAACAACAGCAGTGATCTCATTTTCAAGCCTCTCCAACCCGTCCAGCCGGTGGAACTCGTGATGGTGTGGAACGCCGACCAGAACAACCCTGCCGCCCATGCATTCCGCACGCTCATGACCGAATGGCTCGCGCGCAAGAATGGCAAACAACCTCTGGTACCCGCCGGACGTTGAGTTATGTTGTCCACCCCCGTGTCCGAACCTGCCCCCCATCTGAACTACAAGCCCGAACTGCTCTCTCCCGCTGGCAACTGGGAGTGTGCCCGCGCCGCTGTGGCCAATGGGGCCGATGCCATCTACTTCGGCATGCCGCGCTTCAATGCGCGCCTGCGCGCAGACAACTTCACGGAGGAGGACCTGCCCGAGCTGATGACCTTCCTCCACAAGCATGGCGTGCGGGGCTACTGCGCGTTCAACACGCTCATCTTCACCGGCGAGATCGAAGACGCGGAGAAGCAGCTCAAGCTCCTGGAAAGCGCCGGCGTGGACGCGGTCATCATCCAGGACCTCGGCCTCTCCCGCATCGTGAAGGCCTGCACGCCGAAGCTGCACCTGCACGCCAGCACGCAGATGACCATCACCTCGCCCGAGGGCCTGCGCTTCGCAAGGAAGCTGGGTCTGGATCTCGCCGTGCTCTCGCGTGAGCTGAGCCTGCGTGAACTCGCCGCCTTCCCGAAGCCGGATGAGAATGCCCTGCCGCTGGAAGTTTTCGTCCACGGCGCCCTGTGCGTGGCCTACTCCGGCCAGTGCCTTACCAGCGAATCACTGGGACGTCGCAGTGCCAATCGTGGCGAGTGCGCCCAGGCCTGCCGCATGCCGTACGAGTTGGTGGTCGATGGCGAACTGCGCGATCTCGGTGACAAGCGCTACCTGCTCTCTCCGCAAGATCTCGCCGCAGTGAATGAGATCCCCGAGCTCATCAAACTCGGTGTGCGCAGCTTCAAGATCGAAGGCCGCCTCAAGACCCCCGAATACGTCGCCGCCGTGACGCAGGTCTATCGCAAGGCCATGGATGCCGCCTTCGCCGAGATGGCAGGCCTGCCCCATGGAGAAGCCTTTTCTGCAAAGGACAAGTACGCGCTGGAGATGACCTTCAGCCGCGGACTCTTCTCCGGCTGGATGCATGGCGTGAACCACCAGGAACTGGTCGGCGCGAAGTACGCGAAAAAGCGTGGCCCCTTCGTCGGTGAAGTCCTCTATGTGGATCGCGATGCTGTGGAGCTCACCGACTTCGCCACCCCCCTGAAACCCGGCGATGGCGTGGTGTTTGAGAATCCCTCCGACACCAACCGCGAACAAGGTGGCTACCTCTACGGTGTGCATGAGAACTGGATCGAGTTCCAGCGTGGCAAGATCGACTTTCGCATCGTGAAGCCCGGCACCCGCGTCTTCAAGACGAGCGACATGGCCCTGGAGAAGGAACTGCAGGCCAGTTTCAAAGGTGACATCGCTATTCGCAAACGATTGGAGCTCCACCTCCGCGTGAGTGGCATGATCGGCGCACCCTTGGTGCTGGAAGCGTTGGATGCCGCACAACAGGTCACCGCTCGTGTTGAATCCGCGATGCCTCTCGATGTGGCACGCAATCGCCCGCTGACGCGCGAGGGCTTGCAGTCCCAGCTTGAGCGTCTCGGTGGCACGCCCTACGAGTTGCGGCACCTCGATGTATCCCTCCCGGACAATGCCATCCTTCCTGTCAGCGAGCTGAATCGCCTGCGCCGCGACTTGGTGGAGAAGCTTGAGCAAGGCATCAACGCCGCAACTTCCATCGAAGTGAAGTCCGCCACGACCGCCGCAGAAATGCTCGCTGCCGTGCCGAAGCCTCGCGCGCCCATTGCATCTCCGGTGCTGCATGTTCTCTGCCGGAACATGGAACAAATCGAAGCTGCTCTCGATGCCAATGTGCAGCGCATGTACGTCGACTTCGAAGACATCCGTCTCTACAGCGATGCCGTGCGTCTTGTGCGCGAAAGCGGTCGCGATGGTCTCATCTTCCTCGCCACACCCCGTATCCAAAAGGCGCGCGAAGACGGTTTCTTCAAGCTCATCGCCCGCGCCGAACCGGATGGCGTGCTCATCCGCAACCTCGGTGCCATCGAGTTCTTCGCGAACGCCGGCCTGCGCATGACCGGCGACTTCTCCCTGAACGTGGCCAATCCTCTCACCGCCGAGTTCCTCATCGAGTCCGGCCTGGAACAGTGCACCATCAGCTATGATCTGAATATCGAGCAGGTGCTGGACCTTTTGAAAGGAGCACCGCCGGAGTGGTTTGAGATCACCCTGCACCAGCACATGCCCATGTTTCACATGGAGCACTGCGTGTTCGCCTCCTTCATGTCGAATGGGAAATCCTTCCTCGACTGCGGCCGCCCGTGTGAGAAGCACAACGTGAAGCTGCGCGACCGCGTCGGCATGGAGCACCCGCTCAAGGCCGACGTCGGCTGCCGCAACACCCTCTTCAACGCCGTCGCCCAGACCGGCGCCCTCTTCTTCCAGGACCTCATGAACGTGGGCCTGCGCCACTACCGCGTGGAACTGCTGGAGGAAACCGGTCGCGAGACCGCCCACATCATCTCCACCTACCAGGGACTCCTCTCCGGCCGCACCTCCGGCGTGAGCCTGCACCAGGCCCTGAAAGCCCAATCCCAACTCGGCGTCACGACCGGCACCCTCCGCCAAGGCGACTTCCGCTGATCCTTGGCGCCGCCATCACCGCTGAGCCCTGGGAGCGCGGGCCTCCGGCCGGCGTTGCGCCACCGTGCACACATGCCATACCCACACTCGCACCCTTGATCCCAACCGGCTCCGAGGTTGGCTGCGCACTCGAAGTTGCAGTCTGAAGGACTGCAGGAACCCAGCCCAGTGGTTAGGGAGCCTCAGCGACCGACACCCTGGGTGGAGAAAAAAAGGTGCCCACCCTGAAAGGGTGGAGGAGCGTGCGGCGGATTATGCATGGTGACGCCCCCTCATCGCAAGAATGCAGTTCAGAGCAGGATTGATTTTTTCTGCGCCATTGTAGACAATCAGTATGTTAGGCCAACAGCCATCGCGCTACATGATACACGTCTCATCTGAAGATCTGATCGAGTTCGTTTGTTCACGGGGCGACTTCCATCTTGTGACCCTGCACAGGAAGTGCCCATTCACTGTCCGGGTGCTGGGAGATGGCCTTGAGCATCTGCCTCAGACGGACAAGCCGCGACCACACGGACGCAAATCCCTTGATCGCCATTGCGTGGAGTTTTCCCGCACGAACTCATACCAGCCTGGCGATTACGCTAATATCACAATGAACGCATCATATACACTGGCGCTCATTCGAGCATATCTTGATTGGCAACGCACCGCAGCCTGACAGGGCGCTGCACCGAGTCCGGTTATCACGCCCGGAGCCTGTATACACTTTCGCGTGTACCAGTCACTTCCACACCGCATCCCATGACCCCTGAACACCAGAGCAACAACATCGCTTCATGGGAGATCGTCGCTGCCGGGATCGAAGAATATCCGGACAACGAGGCCTGGCTGCCGTGGAAGCCACTCGTTCGTCGATTCCTTCGTGCCGGGATCGACGCCGGGTTGAACCGTTACTTCCGCGTTGGCCAGTCGATGCATGAGATCATCTTCTCAACGCTCGATCATCACGGGTTTCGCGGCGGCGAGCCACGTGTCACCGTCGAGTTTCATCCCCCTACGGAACTTCGCATTCTGTACGGCACCTCTCTCCAAGGGGACCGTACCCGCAAGTTGAAGCCTGTCCTTCGCTTTGAAGACGGCGTCACCACGCTCAGCCACTATCTTCATCAGCTCTGGACCGCGACCATCCCGGGGCCGGTACCCGAGGAGATTCGCCATCTTGGCGTGAGCCTGCCACCGGACATCGCGACTAGACTTCGAGCGCTGGACTACGATCCAGCGTTCGATCCGAAGTTCTATGCGGATTCATTCCGCCGCCACGGTGGTGATTTTGTTCGCGGATACGTTGGCAGGATCGAAGAGTCGATGGACTACTACCTCGAGTGGTCGCCCAGGCTTCGTGACTTTGCGGCTGATTGCCGCAAGAAAAATCCGTGCCCCGACCCTGAGAGGCTGGATCCTCGTGATCGGGCCAAACTCCCAATCTATGAATCTCTGATCCGCAAGGCTTCGCCGAGTTCACACAGCGGAAGGAAGAGAGTCTTGATTTGCTCCATTCCGTTGGTGGGTATGTCCGTCGCAAAATCTTTGTGGCCGGGCGAGGACAATCGCGCGGTAGTGCTGACTCCCGACGAGCTATCAGCCTGGGATGAAATCTATAAAAACCCTGAATTAGTCATCAGGTGGTTCATCAACTATTGGTGGGAAGTCAAAGACCCTGCGCCGGACAAGTATTGGAATTTTTCGTACGACATGAAAACTGCTCCCGGCACTGTGCCGTGGCTTGTTCGCTCTGGAGAATCTTCAGGCGACCTCTCCGGGGGCGAAGACGCTGGACTTTGGTCATGGGATGGAAAACAAGCGGAATATGTGCGGCAACTTTGGACGATTGACTTTTAGCCGCATGCACGCGGGATGTGATAATCCCCCTCCACAGCCGTCGGCCGTTGACGGAGATCTTGCGCCTCGAACACCCACACCCCTACACCATGAGCGGTATCGAATACGATTGGGAACGCTTTGCGGAAGCGTGGCGAAACTCTGGCTGCGTAAACAGCGGGCAGGTCGGACCGAAGATGGAGCCGAGCCATGAACACTTGCTCTGCGTGGAGTTTACCGAACTGCATCCATACGCCGCCGACTTCCTGTTCTCCAAATTGTCGGACACGGATCCTTACCTGGCGGCTTACGCCTTCAAG contains these protein-coding regions:
- a CDS encoding ABC transporter permease, coding for MKAKDSILARFGLPLLVAAVLLGVWHFSVVISGTTIFPTPWEVVKGIGELASHGLLVKYIVASLFRVTWGFVLAILVGVPLGLALGWFDRAFMAINPIIQVLRPISPIAWIPVAILWFGTHDAAPVFLIFLASLFPIVVASTAAVRNMQLVYLRAAQNFGLSGIQLFRRVILPATLPQIITGLRIALGIAWLVVVAAEMIATQGGGLGYLIIDARNAGKRYDLVVAGMVMIGLIGLGLDLLMRRLEKFDEVRWGVGQR
- a CDS encoding LysR family transcriptional regulator; this encodes MELRLLRYFQAVAEELSFSKAAQKLRIAQPALSRAVRELEQELGADLLTRNKRSVKLTPAGSVLLNETGIILGLCDEAVRKVHRTVKGQEGELRLGYIGPPTQPFLTELLKEYRSRHPRVTVVLEERTPERVWEMVSKDRLDIGLTRPVAAGERIGLQTLRLRREAMCAVVPRSHELARLARVTWKMLQGLPLITLARREGVGLYDAVMLGCHKAGFAPRLAHTPSIVGTVLTYVEAGAGVGVVPESISAFNNSSDLIFKPLQPVQPVELVMVWNADQNNPAAHAFRTLMTEWLARKNGKQPLVPAGR
- a CDS encoding ABC transporter ATP-binding protein, coding for MNAAMDKMGGAHSGRSNANAASAAASPVITVEDLWLTFPGRRAEEPIHVLENVQFSVRPGEFVCIVGPSGCGKTTLLNVLGGFVKQTRGTAVVEGEAVQGPHPSRIFVFQENGVFPWLTVEDNIGFGLLNRPKAHREKQVRHYTEMVGLSGFEKAYPRELSGGMRQRVEIARALAAEAHVLYMDEPFGALDFLTRLKMRADLVRIWQQEGRTILFVTHDIEEAVQLADRVLVMSKRPATIKEEVIVDLPRPRNLDDARYLSVRDRIFSIMGMDAQGGTTGKSH
- a CDS encoding U32 family peptidase, translating into MSEPAPHLNYKPELLSPAGNWECARAAVANGADAIYFGMPRFNARLRADNFTEEDLPELMTFLHKHGVRGYCAFNTLIFTGEIEDAEKQLKLLESAGVDAVIIQDLGLSRIVKACTPKLHLHASTQMTITSPEGLRFARKLGLDLAVLSRELSLRELAAFPKPDENALPLEVFVHGALCVAYSGQCLTSESLGRRSANRGECAQACRMPYELVVDGELRDLGDKRYLLSPQDLAAVNEIPELIKLGVRSFKIEGRLKTPEYVAAVTQVYRKAMDAAFAEMAGLPHGEAFSAKDKYALEMTFSRGLFSGWMHGVNHQELVGAKYAKKRGPFVGEVLYVDRDAVELTDFATPLKPGDGVVFENPSDTNREQGGYLYGVHENWIEFQRGKIDFRIVKPGTRVFKTSDMALEKELQASFKGDIAIRKRLELHLRVSGMIGAPLVLEALDAAQQVTARVESAMPLDVARNRPLTREGLQSQLERLGGTPYELRHLDVSLPDNAILPVSELNRLRRDLVEKLEQGINAATSIEVKSATTAAEMLAAVPKPRAPIASPVLHVLCRNMEQIEAALDANVQRMYVDFEDIRLYSDAVRLVRESGRDGLIFLATPRIQKAREDGFFKLIARAEPDGVLIRNLGAIEFFANAGLRMTGDFSLNVANPLTAEFLIESGLEQCTISYDLNIEQVLDLLKGAPPEWFEITLHQHMPMFHMEHCVFASFMSNGKSFLDCGRPCEKHNVKLRDRVGMEHPLKADVGCRNTLFNAVAQTGALFFQDLMNVGLRHYRVELLEETGRETAHIISTYQGLLSGRTSGVSLHQALKAQSQLGVTTGTLRQGDFR
- a CDS encoding ABC transporter substrate-binding protein; this translates as MSLRSTLLIFGLIWIAAITVLHGTLNLEWGKPEAKKEKFAVGFIPVTCHLTCPVTDFINQNMEGESFFKPMRFSGFPELKEMFLSHPDKMPATFILAPLAMSLREQGVPIKMVYLGHRDGTAMMVHKDSNIFKIEDLKGKTIAVPSRFSNQRLLIFKALKDRGMSISDVKLVEMPPPDMPAALSVRAVDAVTSGEPFMAQTEMDGYGRILYLTKDVWPNFISCVLAVHEDAIKNRREEVQALVDGIAKSGKWLDSSMDNRMEAGEVVAKKYYNQNPELLKFVLSKPPDRVKYTNLNLVRKDLEEIEALGKEGGVLKGTVRFEDYADPSFVTDDTQVKPWDYKGKGVQR